The following are from one region of the bacterium genome:
- a CDS encoding LLM class flavin-dependent oxidoreductase, with product MQFGIAESMCDIDHYLPLAQAADEAGFGVFALGDSILYPEVARDKYPYTPTGNRDFLEGAPFLDPFQLFAAMSVVTSNIKFAFGVLKLPIRDPVLTAKQVSSLHVFSNERLIFGIGLSPWIEDFQACSQDWDSRGKRMDEMIQIIQGLMSGEYFEWKSEYYDIPRIKMCPVPSAMPEIVIGGHSKPAYRRAGQFGNGVNFVSLSEEELVERLEIVNGYRKQYGRENEPFSVYAGMPAFGVDDFKRLEDKGVTCLTVGYRNPYEPDTMKLQQKIDWVKRFGDEVIARY from the coding sequence ATGCAGTTCGGAATCGCCGAATCGATGTGCGACATCGACCACTACCTGCCCCTGGCGCAGGCCGCCGACGAGGCCGGCTTCGGCGTCTTCGCGCTCGGTGACAGCATCCTCTACCCCGAGGTCGCCCGGGACAAGTACCCCTACACGCCGACCGGCAATCGGGACTTCCTCGAGGGCGCCCCCTTCCTCGATCCGTTCCAGCTCTTCGCCGCCATGTCCGTCGTGACCTCGAACATCAAGTTCGCGTTCGGCGTGCTCAAGCTCCCGATCCGCGACCCGGTCCTGACCGCGAAGCAGGTGTCCTCGCTCCACGTCTTCTCGAACGAGCGCCTCATCTTCGGCATCGGCCTCTCCCCGTGGATCGAGGATTTCCAGGCCTGCAGCCAGGACTGGGACAGCCGCGGCAAGCGCATGGACGAGATGATCCAGATCATCCAGGGGCTGATGTCCGGCGAGTACTTCGAGTGGAAGAGCGAGTACTACGACATCCCGCGGATCAAGATGTGTCCGGTTCCGTCGGCGATGCCCGAAATCGTGATCGGCGGCCACAGCAAGCCCGCCTATCGCCGCGCCGGCCAGTTCGGCAACGGCGTGAACTTCGTCTCGCTCTCGGAGGAGGAGCTCGTCGAACGGCTCGAGATCGTGAACGGCTACCGAAAGCAGTACGGCCGCGAGAACGAGCCGTTCAGCGTCTACGCCGGGATGCCCGCCTTCGGGGTCGACGACTTCAAGCGCCTCGAAGACAAGGGCGTGACGTGTCTGACCGTCGGCTATCGCAATCCCTACGAGCCGGACACGATGAAGCTCCA
- a CDS encoding phosphotransferase family protein, protein MAELKHDLPEGMVEWIAETGGGEVTHLRRHVARREAWIVDVTRPDGSVLEGFLRLQRDDGGVDPRRLERETRITQALMETDVPVTTVHGWNPDLRCTLFSRDPGRSDIDKLEDPAQQRAIMEDFMRVCARFHNLDLDALGIDDVMEPRPTNARETALNEVDFICRQWERFLDGYDDPLTVYGLDWLRRFAPEKVARVSLVQGDTGPVNFMFQGDRVSSVIDWELGHWGDPMEDLGNILVREMWNPSGGLEGLFKLYEAESGIPYDRFGAQYYAVHQQVRGMIPIHHVALHAHPRESLAWYLCYRYLGDRTTCEMLMMAMDVDVERPEMPEDVGAPDVLANGAMFALENDVTPTVEDAFAARRAQDVKILIECMDRRRRYGAAIDEIECEEMTALLGTQPKSVAEGNTKLCEAFRNHEIEDAAAIEYLTRKAWRDAWLYSPAVDIYPDRDWSRID, encoded by the coding sequence ATGGCCGAGTTGAAGCACGATCTGCCCGAGGGCATGGTGGAATGGATCGCCGAGACCGGCGGCGGCGAGGTCACGCATCTTCGTCGCCACGTCGCACGGCGCGAGGCGTGGATCGTCGACGTGACCCGGCCCGACGGCAGCGTGCTCGAGGGTTTCCTCCGCCTCCAACGCGACGACGGTGGGGTCGATCCGCGGCGGCTCGAGCGCGAGACCCGGATCACCCAGGCGTTGATGGAGACCGACGTTCCGGTGACGACCGTCCACGGCTGGAATCCCGACCTGCGCTGCACGCTCTTCTCGCGCGACCCGGGCCGCTCGGACATCGACAAGCTCGAAGACCCGGCGCAACAGCGCGCGATCATGGAAGACTTCATGCGCGTCTGCGCGCGCTTCCACAACCTCGACCTCGACGCGCTCGGGATCGACGACGTGATGGAGCCGCGTCCGACGAACGCGCGCGAAACGGCCCTCAACGAAGTCGATTTCATCTGCCGACAGTGGGAGCGCTTCCTCGACGGCTACGACGACCCGCTGACCGTCTACGGCCTCGACTGGCTGCGTCGCTTCGCGCCGGAGAAGGTCGCGCGCGTGTCCCTCGTCCAGGGCGACACGGGTCCGGTCAACTTCATGTTCCAGGGCGATCGCGTGAGCAGCGTGATCGACTGGGAGCTCGGTCACTGGGGCGACCCAATGGAGGACCTCGGAAACATCCTCGTTCGCGAGATGTGGAATCCCAGCGGCGGGCTCGAAGGGCTCTTCAAGCTCTACGAGGCGGAGAGCGGTATCCCCTACGACCGCTTCGGCGCCCAGTACTACGCCGTCCACCAGCAGGTGCGCGGCATGATCCCGATCCATCACGTCGCGCTCCACGCCCATCCCCGCGAGTCCCTGGCCTGGTATCTCTGTTATCGGTACCTGGGCGATCGAACGACCTGCGAGATGCTGATGATGGCGATGGACGTCGACGTCGAGCGGCCGGAGATGCCCGAGGACGTGGGCGCGCCCGACGTGCTGGCGAACGGCGCGATGTTCGCTCTCGAGAACGACGTCACCCCGACGGTCGAGGACGCCTTCGCGGCGCGACGCGCGCAGGACGTGAAGATCCTGATCGAGTGCATGGACCGCAGGCGGCGCTACGGCGCAGCGATCGACGAGATCGAGTGCGAAGAGATGACCGCGCTCCTCGGGACCCAGCCGAAGTCCGTCGCCGAGGGCAACACGAAGCTGTGTGAAGCGTTCCGCAACCACGAGATCGAGGACGCCGCGGCGATCGAGTACCTCACGCGCAAGGCCTGGCGGGACGCGTGGCTCTACTCGCCCGCCGTCGACATCTACCCCGATCGGGACTGGTCCAGGATCGACTGA